One Amycolatopsis thermophila DNA segment encodes these proteins:
- a CDS encoding primary-amine oxidase, with translation MTLAEERTTTTHPLDPMTAGEVGAVREILAAAGLLAESVRFAFLALEEPAKAAVRAYRPGEEVDRRFRAILLDLADGSSKDVVASVTRSTVDAVREIDPVTDGQPPIIDTEFELIEDILNAEPRWTEALSRRGLDPATVRAVPLSAGAYDHPEETGRRVVRALGFQQLHEKDHPWAHPVDGLVAYVDLTARAVTRVIDHRELPVPAEPGNFDDPAQTGPHRTSLKPIEITQPEGPSFTVDGHRVRWENWDLRLGFNEREGLTLHQISFHDRPVLYRASVAEMVVPYADPSPVRFWQNYFDCGEYMFARYTNSLELGCDCLGEIRYFDAVVADDLGQPRTIRKAICMHEEDFGVLWKHSDMFAGSHETRRQRRLVVSFFTTIGNYDYGFYWYFYLDGTIELEAKATGITFTSAYPVEGHEYATEMAPGLGAPYHQHLFCARLDVSVDGDRNAVDEVDAVRVPVSEANPYGNAFREARTRLGRESGAARAADNTRGRVWHIVNPERRNRFGRNPAYVLYPEGQPTLLADESSSVHARATFATKHLWVTRYDDAQRYPAGDLVNQNPGGAGLPAWTAADRDIDGEDIVLWHTFGLTHFPRPEDWPVMPVDYTGFKLKPVGFFDRNPTLDVPPSGGGHCHAG, from the coding sequence ATGACACTCGCCGAAGAACGCACCACCACGACGCACCCGCTGGACCCGATGACCGCCGGCGAGGTGGGCGCGGTGCGCGAGATCCTGGCCGCGGCCGGCCTGCTCGCGGAGTCCGTCCGGTTCGCCTTCCTGGCGCTGGAGGAACCGGCCAAGGCCGCCGTGCGGGCGTACCGGCCGGGCGAGGAGGTGGACCGCCGGTTCCGGGCGATCCTGCTGGACCTGGCCGACGGCTCGTCGAAGGACGTGGTCGCGTCGGTGACGAGGTCCACTGTGGACGCGGTGCGGGAGATCGACCCGGTGACCGACGGCCAGCCGCCGATCATCGACACCGAGTTCGAGCTCATCGAGGACATCCTCAACGCCGAACCCCGCTGGACCGAGGCCCTCTCGCGCCGCGGCCTGGACCCGGCGACCGTGCGGGCGGTGCCGCTGTCCGCGGGCGCCTACGACCACCCGGAGGAGACCGGGCGGCGCGTGGTGCGGGCACTGGGGTTCCAGCAGCTGCACGAGAAGGACCACCCGTGGGCGCACCCGGTGGACGGGCTGGTCGCCTACGTCGACCTGACCGCCCGCGCGGTGACCCGCGTGATCGACCACCGCGAGCTGCCGGTGCCCGCCGAGCCCGGCAACTTCGACGACCCGGCGCAGACCGGGCCGCACCGCACCAGCCTCAAACCGATCGAGATCACGCAGCCGGAGGGCCCGAGCTTCACCGTCGACGGCCACCGCGTGCGGTGGGAGAACTGGGACCTGCGGCTGGGCTTCAACGAGCGGGAAGGCCTGACACTGCACCAGATCTCCTTCCACGATCGTCCGGTGCTCTACCGGGCGTCGGTGGCCGAGATGGTGGTGCCCTACGCCGACCCGTCGCCGGTGCGGTTCTGGCAGAACTACTTCGACTGCGGCGAGTACATGTTCGCCCGCTACACCAACTCGCTCGAACTGGGCTGCGACTGCCTGGGCGAGATCCGCTACTTCGACGCGGTGGTCGCCGACGACCTCGGGCAGCCGCGCACCATCCGCAAGGCGATCTGCATGCACGAAGAGGACTTCGGCGTGCTGTGGAAGCACAGCGACATGTTCGCCGGCTCGCACGAGACGCGGCGGCAGCGGCGGCTGGTGGTGTCGTTCTTCACCACGATCGGCAACTACGACTACGGGTTCTACTGGTACTTCTACCTCGACGGCACGATCGAGCTGGAGGCGAAGGCCACCGGGATCACGTTCACCTCGGCCTACCCGGTGGAGGGACACGAGTACGCCACCGAGATGGCGCCCGGCCTGGGCGCGCCCTACCACCAGCACCTGTTCTGCGCGCGGCTGGACGTCAGTGTGGACGGCGACCGCAACGCCGTGGACGAGGTGGACGCGGTGCGGGTGCCGGTGAGCGAGGCCAACCCGTACGGCAACGCCTTCCGCGAGGCCCGGACGCGGCTGGGGCGCGAGTCCGGGGCGGCGCGGGCGGCCGACAACACGCGCGGGCGCGTGTGGCACATCGTCAACCCGGAGCGGCGCAACCGGTTCGGGCGCAACCCGGCCTACGTGCTGTACCCGGAGGGGCAGCCGACGCTGCTGGCCGACGAGTCGTCGTCGGTGCACGCCCGCGCGACCTTCGCGACGAAGCACCTGTGGGTGACCCGCTACGACGACGCCCAGCGGTACCCGGCCGGTGACCTGGTGAACCAGAATCCGGGCGGCGCCGGGCTGCCCGCGTGGACGGCGGCGGACCGGGACATCGACGGCGAGGACATCGTGCTGTGGCACACCTTCGGGCTGACGCACTTCCCGCGTCCGGAGGACTGGCCGGTGATGCCGGTGGACTACACCGGGTTCAAGCTGAAGCCGGTCGGCTTCTTCGACCGCAACCCGACGCTGGACGTCCCGCCGTCGGGCGGCGGGCACTGTCACGCGGGCTGA